The sequence GTTTGGTTGAAACCGTCCGGGGTGTCGGTTATCTGGTGGCCCTGCCGACCGCCGGATGAGTCCCACCCTTACCATCACCACGTCCCTCCTCGCCGGTATTGCCGTCGGAGTTCCCTTCGTCCTCTGGCTTCGCACCCGCTCCGCGCGGGCCAAAGAAGCCACCGCGTGGAAAGAACGACTCGAGAGTGACCTCCAGCAAGCCCGCAACGAACGTGACCGACTGCTCGACGCCCTCAGCGACGCCTTCCTGCTGGTGGACGCGGAAACGGACATCCGTTTCGTCAACGCCGCCGCTCGAGAACTTTTCGAGGGCCGACAGATCGTCGGCCGCCCGGTCCGGGAAGCTTTTCTCGACGGCCGCCTGGCGGACGCCGTGCTGCAATCTCTCGAAACGGGCGAACCGGTCCGCTCCCGCGTGGTGCTGCCCCAGCAGGCATCTCCGCGCGGCGACCATGAAACCCGCGGCGTCAATGCTTGGATCATTGATGCCGCCCGCCTGCCGGACACCCCGGCAGACCATCCTCTCACCCGTGTCGTCATCCGCGACGTGACCTCCGAACACCAGCTCGAACAAATCCGCAAGGACTTCGTGGCGAACGCCTCCCACGAACTCCGGACGCCGCTTGCCATCATCAACGGCTACCTGGAAAACCTTCTCGACGAGGGCATGCTCGATGATCGCGAGATGACCCGGCGTTTCCTCACCGTGATGCGGAAGCACTCCGACCGGATCTCCCGCATCGTGGAGGACATGCTGGTCATTTCCCGGCTGGAGTCCGGGGAAGCCGCCGCCCTGAAGCTGGAGCCCTTCCGCTTCCGCGCCTGCATCCATGATATTCTGGAGCGCCTGGAATCGATGATCCGCCAGCAAACCGCCGAGGTGACGGTGACGATGCCGGACGACACGCTGAAGCTGAATGCCGACCGCTTTTACTGGACCCAGGTGCTATTCAATCTGGTGGAGAACGCGCTGAAGCAGAACCCGCACAAGGGGCTGCGGATCGAGATCGGCTGCATCGGCCTTCCGGAAGGCGGCATCCGGATCTGGATCGCGGACAATGGCGTGGGCATCCCCAGCGCCGACCTGCCGCACATTTTCCGTCGCTTCTACCGCGTGGAGAAACACCACTCGCAGCAGGAGATCAAGGGGACCGGCCTGGGGCTTTCGATCGTGAAGCGCGCGGTGGAGGCCCATGGCGGCTCGATCGGCGTGACCTCCACGCCGGGCCAGGACACCCGGTTCACCATCGACCTGCCGGCCTCGGTGCGGGCGGTGGAGTGAGCGGATTCGCGAGGGAATCCCACCCTACCCATCGCGCCGATCCATTGCGGCGCAATGATTTTCCGTTCGACGGCACCTTGCGGAACGGGAGGAGCGGCTATACCCTGTTGGGTTATCCAAACCAACCGAACTCATGAAAGCCACGTATCTCGCCGCGCCGGCCCTTGCCGCCGCCAGTTTGCTCCTGAGCAACTGCGCCCATGAACCGGTGACGCAATCCAACGCCTCCTCCGCCAGCGGCAGCAAGATCGCCGCGGACTCCCGGGCGGCGCTGCACCATCTCTATGCCGAGAATCCCTCCGCGCGCCGCATGGGCAACCACGCCGCCGGGGTACTGGTATTCCCCCATATCTGGAAGGGGGCTTTTGTCTATGGTGCCGAGGGCGGCAATGGCACGCTCTTCATCCACGACCGCGTCAACGGCTTCTATCAGACCGCCGGTGGCTCGTGGGGACTTCAGGCCGGACTCCAGAAATCCGGCTACGCGCTGTTCCTCTTCGACCGCAGCGCGATCGCCCACCTCAACGATGCCGCCGGGTGGGATGTCGGCAGCCATCCCGGCCTGACCATCGTCGACCGCGGTGCCTCCGCCGCGCTCACCGCGAAGACCCTCGACCGGGGCGTCTATGCCTACACCTTCGGCCAAAAAGGCCTGATGGCGGACGTGAGCCTCCGGGGATCGAAGATCACCCGTATCCATCCGGGACGTTGATCATCCCGGCACACTGCCCGAATCGGAAACCGGCGGCGCGAGCCGCCGGTTTTGTTTCAGGGCGGCAGTTCAAGGTTTCACGAGAAACCCAACCCGGGTGGCGATCCCCTTGCCCTTTTCCGAGCAGGCGAACCGGACAAAGGCGCGGATGTTTTCCGGAGCGTCCTTGCGGACGAAAAGGTAACAGGGACGCACGTATGGATAGGTGGCGAGATCGGCGGCAACGGCCTGCTTGCCATCAATGGGAAGCGCCTTGATGCCGGAGGCTCCGGCGTAGGCGATTCCGACACAGGCGATCCCCCCCTGCTCCTTCGCGATGATCTGGGTGGGATGCTCGCTTCCCGCCATGCGGTTCGCGGTATGGCCATAGGGTCGCCCGCTCATGGCGAGGGTTTGGAAATCCTTGTAGGTGCCCGAGGACGTATTGCGGGTGGTCACCTTGACCGGCATGTCCGCCCCACCGATATCCTTCCAGTTCGCGATGTCGCCGGTGAAAAGGCCCTCCACCTGTTTGCGGGTCAGCCCTGTGACCGGGTTGGAGGCGTTCACCACGATGACCAATACGTCGTAGGCTACGATGTGGCGTTCGATTGCGATGCCCTTTTCCTCGAAGCGTTTCGCCTCCTCCGGCTTGATGTCACGGCTGGACATGCCGATGTCCGCGGTGCCGTCGAGGAGGGCCGGAAAGGCGGTGCTGGAGCCCTCGGCGGCGATCTCAAACTTCGTTCCCGGATGGTCGGCCTTGTACGATTCCGCCCATTGCGGGACGAGTTTCGCGCCGAGAGTGTCGGAGCCCTTGAGGCGGAGCACTTCATCGGCCTCGCAACGGAGGCCAACAAAGACCAGCAGACACATCAGGATTTTCATGGCGATGTTTTATCCCGTGTCGATGACGTGATCCATGTTTGTCGGGTGACAATTGGGAGGTGATCGAACATCCCGCTTTGGAAATGTCTCCACCGGTTCCCGTTGGACCACCTGGCCTGACAAGCCGCACCTACCGGATGACTGGAGCCATCCGGGACGATCCAAAAGCGGAGCTTTCGGCCACATCACCCGTTCAGCCACTGCACGATCGTCTCGGCGCTTTTCACCGAGATGCCCGGCAGGGCGGCGATCTCCTCGACGCTCGCCTTCTTGATGCGAGCGACACTGCCGAACTTTTCCAAAAGCGCTTCCTTGCGGCGCGGGGTGACGCCCGGGCATTCGTCGAGGAGGCTCTCCTTCATGCGGCGGCGGAGCAGGAGGGAATTGTAGCCGTTGGCGAAACGGTGGGCTTCGTCGCGGATGCGCTGGAGCAGCTTGAGCGCGCCGCGGTCGTGGGGAATGAGGATCGGCTCGCTGCGACCGGGTACGAACACCTCCTCGCGCTGCTTCGCCAAACCGATGACCGGCAGATCGTGGAGGCCGAGGTTGTGAAGCTCCCTGACCGCCATACCGAGCTGGCCCTTGCCACCGTCCACGATCACGAGATCCGGCAGCACGATGCGGGCGCGGCCTTCGCGTGCGAGCCGGCGCTGGGCCTCGACCACATCCTCCTGCGACACCCCGGCATCGGGATCGACGGACGAGTTTTCCAGAAGGATGCGCGCGTAGCGGCGGCGGATCACCTCCGCCATCGAGGCGAAGTCGTCCTGCCCCTGCACCGTTCGGATGCGGTAGCGGCGGTAGTTCTGATTGTCCGGTCGGCCATCGGTGAAACGCACCATTGAGGCAACGATGTGGTTCGAGGACACGTTCGAGATATCGAAGCACTCCATCACCTTCGGCGGACCGTCGAGGTGGAGCGCCTCGCCTAGCTCAGCCAGATCCTCCAGCGGCTTCACGGTGGTGGGCACACCGCGGCCGCGGGTGAACTGGCGGGTGGGCTCGAGGGTTTTCTGGAGATTGTCCATCACGTCCCGGAGCAGGGCGGCGCGCTCGAAATCGAGGCGTCCGGCGGCCTTTTCCATGTCCGCCCGCAGGTCATCGAAAATCTCGCGCTTCCCTTTCCC comes from Luteolibacter sp. LG18 and encodes:
- a CDS encoding ATP-binding protein; translation: MSPTLTITTSLLAGIAVGVPFVLWLRTRSARAKEATAWKERLESDLQQARNERDRLLDALSDAFLLVDAETDIRFVNAAARELFEGRQIVGRPVREAFLDGRLADAVLQSLETGEPVRSRVVLPQQASPRGDHETRGVNAWIIDAARLPDTPADHPLTRVVIRDVTSEHQLEQIRKDFVANASHELRTPLAIINGYLENLLDEGMLDDREMTRRFLTVMRKHSDRISRIVEDMLVISRLESGEAAALKLEPFRFRACIHDILERLESMIRQQTAEVTVTMPDDTLKLNADRFYWTQVLFNLVENALKQNPHKGLRIEIGCIGLPEGGIRIWIADNGVGIPSADLPHIFRRFYRVEKHHSQQEIKGTGLGLSIVKRAVEAHGGSIGVTSTPGQDTRFTIDLPASVRAVE
- a CDS encoding YSC84-related protein, translating into MKATYLAAPALAAASLLLSNCAHEPVTQSNASSASGSKIAADSRAALHHLYAENPSARRMGNHAAGVLVFPHIWKGAFVYGAEGGNGTLFIHDRVNGFYQTAGGSWGLQAGLQKSGYALFLFDRSAIAHLNDAAGWDVGSHPGLTIVDRGASAALTAKTLDRGVYAYTFGQKGLMADVSLRGSKITRIHPGR
- a CDS encoding phosphate ABC transporter substrate-binding protein yields the protein MKILMCLLVFVGLRCEADEVLRLKGSDTLGAKLVPQWAESYKADHPGTKFEIAAEGSSTAFPALLDGTADIGMSSRDIKPEEAKRFEEKGIAIERHIVAYDVLVIVVNASNPVTGLTRKQVEGLFTGDIANWKDIGGADMPVKVTTRNTSSGTYKDFQTLAMSGRPYGHTANRMAGSEHPTQIIAKEQGGIACVGIAYAGASGIKALPIDGKQAVAADLATYPYVRPCYLFVRKDAPENIRAFVRFACSEKGKGIATRVGFLVKP
- a CDS encoding excinuclease ABC subunit UvrC — protein: MVDLKAKLREVPHQPGVYLMKDRLGSIIYVGKARDLRKRMSSYFLASRKTRADLKTRALIDSICDFEFHIVRNEAESLLLEGKLIKDYRPRYNVSFRDDKRFLLLKINPNEPWPRFQMTRLKKEDGARYFGPFAHSGALRATVDWLNRHFGLRVCRPREPGESDYKHCNADVIRNCSAPCIGRIERTAYLDRVEDACRILEGKGKREIFDDLRADMEKAAGRLDFERAALLRDVMDNLQKTLEPTRQFTRGRGVPTTVKPLEDLAELGEALHLDGPPKVMECFDISNVSSNHIVASMVRFTDGRPDNQNYRRYRIRTVQGQDDFASMAEVIRRRYARILLENSSVDPDAGVSQEDVVEAQRRLAREGRARIVLPDLVIVDGGKGQLGMAVRELHNLGLHDLPVIGLAKQREEVFVPGRSEPILIPHDRGALKLLQRIRDEAHRFANGYNSLLLRRRMKESLLDECPGVTPRRKEALLEKFGSVARIKKASVEEIAALPGISVKSAETIVQWLNG